CCACTTTGTAACGTGACCGTCCTACGCCAAATGTGCGAGTCGCGCTGACTGCAGTGCAGAGAAAGGACGAGTCTGTTGCATACACACCAAGCAAAAACTACATTACCCAACGGACATGTATGGGGAGGCTACACAACAACAACCCAGGAATCACAGCAACAATGCCTGGCGTTGATCAACTAACCAACCTATAAAACAGTTAACTCATACCAAGTATATAGTTAGTATGATCTTTTCAATGAACCAaaacgtggggggggggggctgtgcaATGTGGCCGTTAAGCGACTCCCTGTCGATAGAGGGCAGCGTGTAACGGTTTATGTGGCGGAAGATCAACAGTCGAGTAGCCAATTGGAGGAGGCCAACACAGGcgcaaagaaagaggaaaaggaagctTAGATGCCGCCATTTCACGTGAAAGCAGCGCGGCAAGGATGACGACTAGTgctaaacaattaaaaacaccagCCAGAATTTGAACCATATTCGCAAATTGAAGATTTATACACTAACAGTAACAGTTTACTTAACAGTAGGGCCTGACTAATTTCGACCTAACAGTCCAGCTGTCCTGctaggagacaaaaaaaatgagctACGGAAGGGCGCCGCCAGACGTTGAGGGTATGACCTCCCTGAAAGTGGACAACCTGACTTACCGAACTTCGCCGGAGACTCTGCGCCGAGTTTTTGAGAAGTACGGCCGTGTGGGAGATGTGTATATCCCCCGAGACAGGTACACCAAAGAGAGCCGCGGGTTCGCCTTTGTGCGGTTTCTCGACAAGCGCGACGCCGAGGACGCCATGGACGCAATGGACGGAGCGCTGCTTGACGGGCGGGAGCTTCGCGTGCAGATGGCCCGCTACGGACGACCTCCGGACTCCATGTACAGCAGGAGAGGTGCTCCGCCACGCCGATACGGTGGCGGGTACGGCGGACGCAGAAGCAGGAGGTAAATGCTGGTGTGATTAGGTTGTAGGAGCTGTAGAACTTGTTTACGTTGTTTTGCAATAGTGAACCAGCACGGGAGGGGAGAAACTAACTTAGCTTAATTTTAAATAgtcctgcttgtttttttattcattattttgtaacCTAAACCTTTATTAAATTGTATCAACATTTGGGATCGCAATGGGAGTTATTATTATGTAGTTATTCTGAATTGCATTATGCTTATGTTCTAATATAATACAGTAGGTTATATCAGCAAATAAggattattttctttatctaGTAACGTTAACCTacgtattgttttgtttaatcacTAAGAATGATCAAGTTTCTAGAgttattgtttttgctttatatTGCAGCTACCTCTGTCTGAGCAGTTAAAGTTGGTTATCCATTAAGATACTTTAAGATTACATCTGTCAgtctctgtttttttggtttgctCTGGCGGTTAAAGTGCTTCTCTCTGTTACCACAGCCGTTCAGGAAGCCCTCGTCGCCGCAGACGTAGTCGCAGCCGCTCCAGGAGCAGAAGCCGTTCCCGATCCAGGAGCCACCACCACTACAGCCGCTCCAGATCTCACTCTGACTCAAGGTCCAGGTCCAAGTCTAAATCCAAGTCCAGGACCCCCAGACGGAGCAAGACCAAGTCTCCCTCCCGGTCTCGGTCCTCCAAGTCAAGGAGTCGAACCCCGGCTTCCAACAGAGGTTCCAAATCCAGGTCCCGCTCCAAATCCAAGAGTAGGCCTAAATCTCCAGAGGACAACGAGGCAATGACTTAATCCAGACATGGACACAACATGACGGTATTCATGAGAAAGGGTTGATTATATTATTTGCTTCAAATATATCTGAGATGGCTAGCTGTCATCACTTGGGTTATTATTCTGCAGGCTTGGTGCTATGTAACAGTCATTTGCACACAAGCAACAAAGTCTGCAGAATCctgaatgttttaattaaaataagattGGGACCGATGTAGTCAACGGTCCCAGTTCTGTGTGTCCTTTACTTTGCGTGTACGTTCAGCAAATccaaagcacacacagacatgagattTGGGTTAATGTGacctaaaatatattttaaaatgggaATGTATGGGAAGGTTCTTCACTCAAAACGTTCACCTAAATGTGGAATTCTTTCCTCCAAGCTGCTGAGTCCTGTTtgcaaagagaggaggaggagatgggggTGTGGCAGTGTGAGAGCAGTTAGTGTGTGACCCGCCCATGTGACCTGCCTGTTGCTGAGAGCGATGGCAGTTGCTATGAAGCAGGTCACCAAGGCAACGGTGGTTGCTATGGAGCAGGTCGTCATGGCGGTGGTTCGGGCTGTCAGTTGGTGTATGAGGTGGTGTGGTGAGGTACGTTCACGGGAGTCAAAGGCAGATGCACTGAGCACTGTTCCCACCTGTACCTGTGGTTTCCTCCGCCTCTCACAAAGGGAACCGaggtttgtttttcacattcgCCCGAGTGTAAGAGTCGTGATGGAGCTAGTTTTTGGGGTGAGTGGGGGGGGTGAAATGTGATGATTACTAGAAATGTTAGGTACAATACATGAAAATGGATACCAAGAAAAAATGCAGTTTGATAAATGTTAGTTTCAGGGGAAAGAAGATCAGACcagtactgtatttaaatatCCAGGTCAGTTGCAGGAGTTACGTCATTTTGGTTTGCTCTTCTTAATTCTGTTCTGTCTTTCCTTCCAGATCTCACGTGATTGAGCCTTTGCTGAGGACATCAGGAAGAGTCTCACATTGAGCAAGTGGACTCCACTATTACCACTGAATGCAGACTGAAAGGTTATTGGAATTTGgtctaaaatgttttaaatttgacttaagTTTAAACAAATTCTGGGACATTGATGTAATCATTGTTTGTAAAGTTAAGCTTTTTGAAAagaatttaagttttttttttctcaattaaattgggttttttgtattttgattacacgtgtattttttttttaaattaccatagatttattttaataaaatccCTTGTTTAACACTTTCTAGATGGATGTGAGTTTTATTTGCAGGGTGTCATGTTGGATGTTCAAAGCCTTGAAAGCTATGTTATAccactcttttttcttttgacagatGGTTTACTGTTTAgtgacataaagaaaaaaacattatcgCTATGCCACTTCATTTGTAATTTGCTAATCCAGCagcatacattttcttttctgtcaaaTCTCTATTTTCTGTCTGGTTAAAGTTGCTTTCCTATGACTCTAACCCTTTTTCTTGTGTATCTTTTGTGCACTAGGCGCAGTTGTGTAGCAGTTGAATAATGCTGGTTAGCTGTTAAGATGCGGTGCAGTGCGGTGGTGACATGGTGTGGCGTGTTGCGGTGCTGAGTGCCCGGCGCTGTTCCGGGGCTCGACCCTCCGCTGCCGTTTGCTGGTTTGTAAGCTCACAGGTGTGGCAGATCATCCATCCTCTCCTGTCTTGTGACCTCTCCTACCCTCCATGTGCTGTACAGATTTttccctcctttctttttctctgtattCTCACTCTTCTTTGTCCCCCCCTCTGTGGTTTATCGACTTTTGAAAACTGGTTTAGCTTGCTTTTTTGAAATTGGGTCCAGTGTGACTCGTAGTGAAGGGTTTAAAGGGCAGTCCAGGCTGCCtaataaatgattttatttttttttgtatttcattcatCTGTGAACCTCTCAAATGTCTTGTATTTGCTTTAGATGAATGTTAATAAACATCTTTTGTTGTTCAAGTCaagtttcaaatattttttttctttttttttggattatatGCACAACAATTGGTGACAGTGAAATTGTTCTCGGACTCCCTCCAACAATGCTTTTACGTGATGTATAAAAGAAATGTGCAGTAATACTGACGTATTTTTCTCAATGCGCCATTG
This sequence is a window from Etheostoma cragini isolate CJK2018 chromosome 21, CSU_Ecrag_1.0, whole genome shotgun sequence. Protein-coding genes within it:
- the srsf2a gene encoding serine and arginine rich splicing factor 2a; its protein translation is MSYGRAPPDVEGMTSLKVDNLTYRTSPETLRRVFEKYGRVGDVYIPRDRYTKESRGFAFVRFLDKRDAEDAMDAMDGALLDGRELRVQMARYGRPPDSMYSRRGAPPRRYGGGYGGRRSRSRSGSPRRRRRSRSRSRSRSRSRSRSHHHYSRSRSHSDSRSRSKSKSKSRTPRRSKTKSPSRSRSSKSRSRTPASNRGSKSRSRSKSKSRPKSPEDNEAMT